Within the Arachis duranensis cultivar V14167 chromosome 10, aradu.V14167.gnm2.J7QH, whole genome shotgun sequence genome, the region aaaaataaagtaaaaataaatttgactaaattattatctaataattttcaactatcaacttcctATAAACTTAATTGTTTGAGTATGAGTTCATGCATGATGATTAATATTGTTGAAGtatttttgttagttagtttgttTATAACTAACTCTAAAACAGGCGCATAGGGAGCTTACCGACTTTAAGAGAGTACGTGAAGAGCTCCGTGATGCCGAAGAGCAAGGGGAGGCACTACGACGCCGTTTCGAGTCTAAGCCTCGACGAGGACCAAGGCCTCTTGTACTCCGCCTCCTGGGACAAAACCGTCAAGGTATGGAGCATTTCCGATTCCAGATTCTTGGAATCCATTGAAGCACACTCCGACGCCGTCAATGCAGTCGTTGCGGCGTTCGGGTGCTATGTTTTCACCGGATCTGCAGACGGCACGGTGAAGATGTGGCGAAGGGAATACCAAGGGAAGAAAGGGATCACCATGCACGTTCTAGAAGAGGTTTTGTTGGATCATGAGAGTGCCGTCACGGCACTCGCGGTGAACCGGTGGTCCATGGTGCTTTACGGCGGATCTTCCGACGGAGTGGTGAGGTTCTGGGGAATGAGAAGGTGTAAcaataaaaagcatggattCTGTCAGGAGGGAGTGCTGAGAGGGCACAAGCTTGCGGTTCTCTGCGTGGCGGTGGCGGGGAACCTTGTGGTGAGTGGCTCCGCCGATAAGAGCGTTTGCGTGTGGAAGAGAGACGAGGAGAGTGGGAAACACGCGATGCTTTCGGTTCTTAACGGTCACAGTGGACCAGTTAAGTGCATTGCAGCTATacaagttgaagaagaagaggaaagtTATGGGTGGATGGTGTACACTGGGAGCTTGGACAACTCCGTCAAGGTCTGGCGCGTCTTGGATAACGTGCCGCCGCTTCATTCGCCGCTGGAAGTCACGGCGGCCCCCGCAAGAATTAGtgttattaataataacaataacaggATAAAGAAAGATTATTATCGTttcattaaatcaaaattaacacGTAATTTATGAATGAATTCTATCATGTTTTTAATTACTTGGTGCAGTAACTAAGTATATTAGCAATTTAGCATACAAAGTTTATTGGAAAAATTTAGGGACAGCATGTAATCAGCaagagaaaagtaaattattgGATAAAATTTTACACCAATTTTACaccattaaaattattattaatgactacaaatcataaaaattactGTTCTCTAACACTCCTCAAGTTTATTTGTCCCTTTAATCACAATTCCAATCTTTACCCTACTGAATTAAAAGATACCATAGGAAAACAAAACTATAACAAACCTTCAAAGTGTTGTCTAAAATTTTGCCTACTTTTGTCTATAatcttatcttttgaattttgtggagccatgaaaagataattaaaatttctctCAAATTAAAGTAATcaacatattatatattatctttaatGATACGTCAAACATATTTTTACAAGTGTGAACCTACAATTGAGCCAAACTAATTATTGGAAATTTGGAATAACATTCTTGGATCTCCTTGTTGAAGAAGGGCTTAAGATTGCATGGTGTACAAATGGTTTTGTTATTAGTATATGGTCCATTATTGAAGAGGAGGGTGTTATGGTAATTCCAGGTTCCATTAATTGATTGAGACGCATAGAAAGTTACATACTTCATGCATCTGCCCCCAAAGGAAGGGATTATTTATAGCCTGATATACTGAGAGATAATATTACATACATTCATATATGCATATTCTTCGACATTGGACAACTACTCAACAAAGCTAGGTGCCAAAAACGGAAAAGCTAAGAAAGCAAAACGACATTCTTTGTTTTAATTGCTGACAAAAGAAAGCTTTATGTATGTATTGAAGAGATAAATACCTTAAATATTGCGTTTGAGGAAACGTCAACTCTGGCTATGTAGTATGTACCATGGTTGTGAATGCTATTAGTCGttcaaaaatgttatttgtacactaaaatcagctatcaatatatttttgtatatgtgatttaatttatttttaatatgtatttatatttcaatatgtattttatactggtggTTGATTTTGGCGTGCACGTAGACTAATTTGTTTGATGTAATTTATAAGGTTGGTTGTGTTATATTATATACATTATCATCTACAGCTTTTTAATATATGATTAATCTTGTGTAGCTCTGTAGCTCATTTCTTGAATTTGAAAGGCATAGAATATCCAGACAAGGCACTAAcgaaatacaaaataaatataccaataataagagaaaaatgatatttgtatatacttttatattttttttatcttccattTACAATATAAAAGATCATCTTTTATCTCCTCGTTTCTTATTAATAActcttaatataaaaaataaaaggtataaaaaaaagtttacataaaggtatatatatatcattcctctaataataaattttaaactttaataaattttaattttaaattattgatataaattattaaatatgataaataaaaactaaaatttatttaattaataaagagGGCAACAAtcgttaaaaatatttgaatttttgcaatATCCTGTATATTGGACTGAGGAATTGGGTTACATAGGCCCATAACTTTTCACGCAACATCTAGAAAGGAACTCTTATTTAAGCCCATAATCCTTTTTTCCATGACTAAAaaccaaggttgcgagaaccggaccggtcaatgAACCGGTGAGGTTactggttcaatggttcaaTGGTTCGACCGGAGTTCAACCGGagttcaaccggtttaattaaataggTTCaatcggtttaattaaatattaaaaaattattaaaaaacctaaaaataattttaaatatattaatttaataaaaaatcgtTAAAAAACCGTTAAAAaaccggccggttcgaccggTTTACCAGTTAACCGGCCggtttgaccggtttttttccggTTTTTTACTGGCCGGTTTTTGAGCTTATCCGGACCGGTTAACTAATCGGTTCCCGGTTTTTCCggttgaaccggccggtccggtccggttttcaAAACCATGCTAAAAACACATATGctcatgacaaaaaaaaataataataaaaataaaacacatgCTATTTTATCTTTGGAGCGCGCTACACATCTATGTAATTATGTAACCAACTTGCCCCAAATCCAAATAGAGTCACGTGCATTAATGACGAGTGAAAATACGTGCTTTATCTTCTTTACGTatacctcctcctcctccttcttccttcttctttacgCACACAATTCTTCTTCTACTTATCCTCatcctccttttcttcttcttcttctcgtctTTCGTTATCGTCATCACCAACAATACCAACATTTTGCTAATGGGttattttttcaattgaattgaatggaatgcaattgTTAAATTgaactgaattgaattgaatggatgcaggtgttttgaatttgaattgaattaataatatcTAAATTGTAGATAGAGgtgttttaaatttaatttcatataatggattatgttttgtTCACTGAGTATAATTAGGTGAACCGAAATGGTCAACACCACTGAACCGAACACCAATCATGTGCTGAATAAACGTAATAAGCATTCAATcagtaagaaaaatatttctgcatgCACAAGGACTCAACTTAACACATTAACAATCAAGTTAGTCAAAATGAACAACTCCACTTAACCGAGCAAAATGTTGGTATTGTTGGTGATGATTATaacgaaagaagaagaagaagaagaagaacctacGTGTgtgaatttgaaaaaagaaggaggaggagaaatactattcttgttgattgaaagttgatcaccatttattcaccacatgaaCATTGTTCAGTTCGGTGgcctttgtgattttgattcacCAGATGAATGTTATTTGGTTCGGTGGCTTCCTTTTACTTTGTTCAATGTTTAAGATTATTGTGATAGCATGCAGCAATCATTTCCTAGCTGTCTCAACATAATAAcctcattcaactgatttgaagttgaataATTCATTATTTCAATTCAAAAATCCTGATCGAAGatgaaaacgaaaaagaagaagaacgacgAAGCTAATTAGGTTGAAGTCAATCGAGATCCAAAACGAAGAACGcgagtagagaagaagaagaagaacaagaaagaaaacGCGAGTAGAGGAAAACGGCGAAGCCTATAATGTAatcagagaagaagaaaaagaagaagaagatttagaTTGCAGCAAAAGGTTTACGTTGAGCAAAGGTCATAGAAAGTTTATGTTATATGTAATGCGTGAATCACAAACGATTTGGAGATTAGAGAAAGCACGTAtaactaaaaagattttgataatattcatgtattttttacataaatatagAGTTTTTCTctctatcttttattttttcttttggacttcttcactttctcactttctCTTAAGAAGAAAGCAACTCTTCTCCCaaccaaaaagagaaaaaattaaaggaaacaagTCGATCTTCTAAAAAGCATGGTCATGCAAGTTGTATATCTTCAAATGAATCACATCAAAACATGATTATTTTGAAGATTGTAACTCGGTTGTTAATATATTACATTATTATGAAGGCATTGCTGAATTTGTCCAATTTATACTTTGCTGTCATTTTTGTTCATTCCTTCTAGCTAGAGAGATGGCGTAGAGACCACATTATCATTATTTGATAATTGATACGAGATTCTGATGCTGAAATTAAACCGGAAATGGATGATAgaaaatttgttttgtttttctttttatcatttAACTCTTTTGGTACAATTTTTTTCCCAAAGATAATAggttatatttcattaattattgaaaaataaaatataaagatgtCTAAGAGTAAAACAGTATAATAAATGGTGAAGATTTTCTAAAACAATACACTGAAGGTATCCAACGGTGCATGGtcgaaaaacgaaaaaaaatcctaaagaagaaagaatgataaatcaaattgaatgaaACTAAGAGTTTGCCTCATGGAACAACTTGACAGAACTTACTAGAATGGCAGACGGCATTGAAATAGAACCTTCAAAAATTAACTGGTTGCGAGCTTTCCATTAGTTCCAGCAAATGATGGCAAGCAATTGAGGATTACGGTCAGCATTCTTCAACGAGTTAAGCATCTCTGTTAATGCAGTCCACCATGTCTAAAAGTCGTTAGAATTCTGAAGAGAAAGACAGTCACGAAGATAACTCTGAGAccatatttctttaattttagagcAATCGATCAAACAATGAGTGACTGTTTCTGTTGCTTTATGACAGCAGGGGAATATTGGCGATATAGATGGGATGGGGTGATGAATCTGAGCAAGCACCGGAAGCTGGCCATAGAGAGAATTTTGTGAGGTAAGTTCAACTTCCATAGATCAATCCACGACTTTTTCTACTGTATATAATTAGGGCAAAGTTCTAGAGGCGGATGGTAAAATAAATAGCCAATTTTATAACCTGAAATTGTAtcaccaataaaatttataattttagacCAATACTTAATCATTAAAcatacttttatatataatatctaaaaattaCAGGATTAGTTGAATCTTAGATcttaaatctaaattttaaactctcaattttaaattttaatcttaaattttaataatataataataaaatattaattaatattagtaaAAAGTTATaactttttgatattttttaattacataatattatctaaataatttttttgagctcAGCggttcaaatcaaatttttaagatGAACTACTATTGAAGAtacataatttctttttttgttattgttgtttttttattttttatttttattttactaaggTTAGCATGTTTGCAAAATATCCATTGAGATAGTTTCcattattaattgttaattaattaattaataattaattatgataatGATACCTACAAACAAGCCAATTTAGTCCTTGTCTTCATGATAGTTATGGTAGCCATTTAGTAATGaatgaaaaacattaaatatccATGTATATTCCTATGCCAAACCTGATATTTTCTAGGACGACTGACAAAATATCCAGGCTAGAAAAACACTTTAACATTGACCTCTTGAAATATCTAAACTTCCAAGCTAAAAAGCATGGAtactaaaatgaaagaaaaatatataacaagatAGGGGTATTGAAATTTGAAAGACAAAAAACGGCGGATCTATAATCATCACTTTGTACATTTTCTTTCATATTATGCTTATAATCCTTAAATTCACTTTGTacattttcttgcttttttttccttctcttctgATCTGTATTCAAAATTAATTGTCTAATTAAAAGCAGGACTAAATTCCTACAGTAGTTCCTCAGATTCACGATTTTTACCATTTTAGTCTTTTGGATTCAAAATTTACTATACTAGTCCTCGAGATTCAACTCTAGGAACCATATTAATTTCTGGTCCTCTTCAATTTGAGTCAACGAATGGAATGCTGAACTAGTTCAGTAGCTCAGACTTGCTAAGCTAAATACATGATTAAATAGTgtcttttagttttagatcttaAACAAGACAAAAACGAAGTCATTTTGGAGAATGAATGAAGATATAATGATTTACACATCATACaaactcttcttcctcttctagtTTTTACCATGTTCAAGTGCCAAAATAAAACGACGTTATTTAGTTATGTGTATAGTATAACAAATCAGAACCGATTCAGCACTTAATTTGCTTGATTCAATAGTAGAAAGGGTCTAAAAACCAATATGGTATCCAAAAATAAATCTCGAGACCagtatagataattttaaatttgagaaaCTAAAATAGTAAAAGTTGTGAATATGAGGGgccaatttaaaaatttagtcttAAAAACAGACGTCAATAATAATGTAGATTCATTTTTTGGTTAATGTCCACTTGTGCATGCATAAGTGTGTTGTCTGAACAGCAAGTTCTCTAATATTTCAGTGAATGCAAACTTAAACTATGAATTAAGATGAAAATAACTtaacttaaaacttttatgttttgcATAGCTTAATAACAaatcttttattatattttattagttctttaaaatgaaaaatagaaaaaaaaaagttttcagtGTAAAACATGATCCCTTACCATGTATAGAAATTTCCACCTTTTTTGATAATCTTATTAATTAACTTCAATTATCACCAACATCCTTTTAGGGATATGGCTGGGATGAAAATTTTCAGTTACTAATTACAAACTTTGGAAGGAAAAAATGCCAATTACTGAAAACTACACGAATAGTTTTTCAGTTTCTTGCTTGGTGATTGTAATTGGATTATCCAATAAAGTAAGAGCAACTAATTAAATCAATGACGTTATAGTTTCTATAATATACGAATAATGTTGTTCTCTATCTGAGAATCTAAAAGTGAATACCAGAGAACTTTCATCAAGATTTAAGGGTGAAAAATCATAATTCAGATATTGGAGTAGGAGTTATATAAACATAGTAGTTTCCATAATAACAGAATTTTCGTTACAATTTTCTTAGTCTATGGCATATACATATAGATAGAATGAACAAGACATGTTTAGCAATTAATAATCAGCAAGGAACAAATCTATCCATAAGCAAAGACACAGTTTCCTCTGACATGGTTGATACCTCTCTCTGAACAGCCACCATCTCCTTTTGAGATTCCCTTTTCATTGCTTTCTCTTCTTTAGCTTTATTATTGGGTGCCACTACTTTCTCTCTAAGCTTGGTTAACTCCCACATCCATGCTTCTACCATTGcagacatttttttttttttggcaaatCACTTAAGAAGTTAAGAGTTTTCTCTTATTTGTTGAGAGCTTTGTTTTCTGTTTTGAAATGAAGGTTGGAATGCAAATGGTATGGTTTATATAAGGGAATGAATAGGAATAGGAATAGGAATCGGAATAGGAATAATAGGAATAGGAATCTTGGGATATACTCAAAATCTAGA harbors:
- the LOC107471741 gene encoding protein JINGUBANG-like, with product MFVDPSSTLHRPKLGVLLHSDLPSSPQVDHDHDLQSEDSDYWSQRQSSASGATSSTVGSPYMTSPLNYQGNTSPYNKSPWLLPSTPPKHLKQNLMTVRNGLVGSLVREEGHIYSLAVAGDLLYTGSDSKNIRVWKDLKDFTGFKSRSGLVKSIIISGKIIFTGHQDGKIRIWKVSRTNPTNHRRIGSLPTLREYVKSSVMPKSKGRHYDAVSSLSLDEDQGLLYSASWDKTVKVWSISDSRFLESIEAHSDAVNAVVAAFGCYVFTGSADGTVKMWRREYQGKKGITMHVLEEVLLDHESAVTALAVNRWSMVLYGGSSDGVVRFWGMRRCNNKKHGFCQEGVLRGHKLAVLCVAVAGNLVVSGSADKSVCVWKRDEESGKHAMLSVLNGHSGPVKCIAAIQVEEEEESYGWMVYTGSLDNSVKVWRVLDNVPPLHSPLEVTAAPARISVINNNNNRIKKDYYRFIKSKLTRNL